One Clostridium cagae genomic window, AATTAAATTGTTTTTTCACAAATGTTAATATTTAAACATATATTAAACTAGTATCATTACATGGAGTTGAAAATGCGTGATATACGGCCTGATATTAGCTGGAGGCAAAGGAAGCAGATTATATCCATTATCAAGAAATAATCAACCAAAACAATTCTTGAAAATTATTAACGAAAAGAGTTTTTTAGTTAATACAGTAGAAAGAATAAAGCCATTAATAGATAGAGAAAATATTTATGTTGTAACTAATAGAGATTATGAAGATAAAATAAAAGAAGAGGTTCAAGATATAAAAGAAGAAAATATTTTTATAGAACCTGCAAATAAAGAAACTGCTACATGTATAGGGCTTTCTGCAGTTAGACTTTTGAAACAAGATGCAGATGCAGTTATGGTAGTATTACCATCAGATCACTATATTCAAGGTGAGAAAGAATATTTAGACACCCTATCACAAGCTGTAGAAATGGCGAATCGAAGAAGATGTATAGTAACATTAGGTATAGAGCCTACACGCCCAGAGACAGGATATGGATATATAGAAATGGGAGATAGATCAACAGGCAATATATCTACTTATAAAATTGCTCGATTTACAGAAAAACCAAATTTAGAAGTAGCAAAAGACTTTTTATTAAAGGGAACTTATTTATGGAATTCTGGTATGTTTGTTTTTAGAGCAGATGTTATCT contains:
- a CDS encoding mannose-1-phosphate guanylyltransferase → MIYGLILAGGKGSRLYPLSRNNQPKQFLKIINEKSFLVNTVERIKPLIDRENIYVVTNRDYEDKIKEEVQDIKEENIFIEPANKETATCIGLSAVRLLKQDADAVMVVLPSDHYIQGEKEYLDTLSQAVEMANRRRCIVTLGIEPTRPETGYGYIEMGDRSTGNISTYKIARFTEKPNLEVAKDFLLKGTYLWNSGMFVFRADVILREIEKYIPKMHKSLMEIYKYIGENNEEQVIKEQYEIIDGISIDFGVMQKTRKAFVIKCDFNWDDIGSFNALSRFLGKYRSNSISKNVYMEDCESCSVFGEKNLIIGFGIKDLVIVDAGDVILVMDKNKDQEIKHLLNKLSDEDKYNEFL